Proteins from a genomic interval of Agromyces sp. Leaf222:
- a CDS encoding DUF6421 family protein, with protein sequence MSTTAADAIIGEPEVLEDAFSAADLALATGVETDRAWLALKSAATELQSLQVKDGSVAEATDHGRAGELVDTIVASIEALAPRFPHEAEYLAASVVDFRRWQAEGFGVPDFLDSLLAFQPQRHRIDGIRHLVVFPMVTQNGSPDRHVEALVVETIWPEFIAALEAGDYGNKLFVSLRLVDFTPGYDTNSAVLFPETVAMREIPPFTWGAIFQDREAARYRKVVRAASEITKLELPADAAALLESQELAERTFVMWDIIHDRTHMRGDLPFDPFMIKQRMPFFLYSLEELRCDLTAFRESVKIERSLRARSASGDALTDVEAQLLEHAKLVQYAVIFDRIFRFAITGSRVRNYDGLGGQLLFAWLHRKHVLEWTDVSLSFDWDAVPDAVVELGDAIDELYWKSIDRPKTVHWLAAYDLVTSVVTPNPASMWAEGLPREVLAGPPKGYTDLVMDDEFPLSMFYEALDKKMKPVIESTVGITATS encoded by the coding sequence ATGTCGACCACTGCTGCCGACGCCATCATCGGCGAACCCGAGGTCCTCGAAGACGCGTTCAGCGCAGCCGACCTCGCACTCGCGACCGGCGTCGAGACCGACCGGGCGTGGCTCGCGCTGAAGTCCGCGGCCACCGAGCTGCAGTCCCTGCAGGTCAAGGACGGCTCGGTCGCCGAGGCCACCGACCACGGGCGCGCCGGCGAGCTCGTCGACACGATCGTCGCGTCGATCGAGGCGCTCGCACCGCGGTTCCCGCACGAGGCCGAGTACCTCGCGGCATCCGTCGTCGACTTCCGCCGCTGGCAGGCCGAGGGCTTCGGCGTGCCCGACTTCCTCGACTCGCTGCTGGCGTTCCAGCCGCAGCGGCACCGCATCGACGGCATCCGGCACCTCGTCGTGTTCCCCATGGTCACGCAGAACGGCTCGCCCGACCGCCATGTCGAGGCGCTCGTCGTCGAGACGATCTGGCCCGAGTTCATCGCCGCGCTCGAGGCCGGCGACTACGGCAACAAGCTCTTCGTGAGCCTGCGCCTCGTCGACTTCACGCCCGGCTACGACACGAACTCGGCGGTGCTGTTCCCCGAGACCGTGGCGATGCGCGAGATCCCTCCGTTCACGTGGGGGGCGATCTTCCAGGACCGCGAGGCGGCCAGGTACCGCAAGGTCGTGCGCGCGGCATCCGAGATCACGAAGCTCGAACTGCCGGCCGACGCGGCCGCGCTGCTCGAGAGCCAGGAGCTCGCCGAGCGCACGTTCGTGATGTGGGACATCATCCACGACCGCACGCACATGCGCGGCGACCTGCCGTTCGACCCGTTCATGATCAAGCAGCGCATGCCGTTCTTCCTCTACTCGCTCGAGGAGCTGCGGTGCGACCTCACCGCGTTCCGCGAGTCGGTGAAGATCGAGCGCAGCCTGCGCGCCAGGTCGGCCTCGGGCGACGCGCTCACCGACGTCGAGGCGCAGCTGCTCGAGCACGCGAAGCTCGTGCAGTACGCGGTGATCTTCGACCGCATCTTCCGCTTCGCGATCACGGGTTCGCGCGTGCGCAACTACGACGGTCTCGGCGGCCAGCTGCTCTTCGCATGGCTGCACCGCAAGCACGTGCTCGAGTGGACGGATGTCTCGCTGAGCTTCGACTGGGACGCCGTGCCCGACGCGGTCGTCGAGCTCGGCGACGCGATCGACGAGCTCTACTGGAAGTCGATCGACCGCCCGAAGACCGTGCACTGGCTCGCCGCCTACGACCTCGTCACGAGCGTCGTCACGCCGAACCCCGCGTCGATGTGGGCCGAGGGCCTGCCGCGCGAGGTGCTCGCCGGGCCGCCGAAGGGCTACACCGACCTCGTGATGGACGACGAGTTCCCTCTGTCGATGTTCTACGAGGCCCTCGACAAGAAGATGAAGCCCGTCATCGAGTCGACCGTGGGCATCACGGCGACCTCATGA
- the acs gene encoding acetate--CoA ligase produces MSGLLDEHRRFPAAPAFAAQANVDEAWIANAPADPVEFWSQQAERLDWAEPWHTAHTWHPTLADAVTGELSVPRAEWFAGGRLNASVNAVDRHVAAGRGDKVAFHFEGERGDRRSLTYAELQREVAKAAHALTELGIVAGDRVVVYLPVLLETVIATLAVTRIGAVHSLVFGGFSAEALRFRVEDTGAKLVITTDGQFRRGAAVPVKAAVDEAVAGVASVEHVLVIRRTGDETPDLPFMPGRDVWWHEIVARQPDVHEAASYDAEHPLFIIYTSGTTGKPKGLVHTTGGYLTHVAYSYWAVFDAKPDDVYWCTADLAWVTAHSYVHYGPLLSGTTSVIYEGTPNTPHPGRHFEIIERYGVTTYYTAPTLIRSLMTWFPAGIPGPDAGGYDLSSIRLLGSVGEAINPEAWIWFREQLGAGTAPIVDTWWQSETGAAVMAPLPGVSTLKPGSSLRALPGLTTRVVDEQGADVARGHGGYLVVDGTWPGMARTVWGNPERYRDSYWARFADRGYFFSGDGAKVDADGDIWLLGRVDDVINVSGHRLSTIEIESALVAHSSVGEAGVVGVSDATTGEAIVAFVVASDALTGTAGASAPAAERAAALRSHVATAIGPIAKPREVVFVADLPKTRSGKIMRRLLVDLAEGRRLGDTTSLQDDRVPDAIAAVLAAPVE; encoded by the coding sequence ATCTCGGGCCTGCTCGACGAGCACCGCCGCTTCCCCGCGGCGCCGGCCTTCGCCGCACAGGCGAACGTCGACGAGGCGTGGATCGCGAACGCCCCCGCCGACCCGGTCGAGTTCTGGTCGCAGCAGGCGGAGCGCCTCGACTGGGCCGAGCCCTGGCACACGGCCCACACGTGGCATCCGACCCTCGCCGATGCCGTGACCGGCGAGCTCAGCGTGCCCCGCGCGGAGTGGTTCGCGGGCGGGCGCCTGAACGCGAGCGTCAACGCCGTCGACCGCCATGTCGCGGCCGGTCGCGGCGACAAGGTCGCCTTCCACTTCGAGGGCGAGCGCGGCGACCGTCGATCGCTCACCTACGCCGAGCTGCAGCGCGAGGTCGCGAAGGCGGCGCATGCGCTCACCGAGCTCGGCATCGTCGCGGGCGACCGGGTCGTCGTCTACCTGCCCGTGCTGCTCGAGACCGTCATCGCGACGCTCGCGGTCACGCGCATCGGGGCGGTGCACTCGCTCGTGTTCGGCGGGTTCTCGGCCGAGGCGCTGCGGTTCCGCGTCGAGGACACGGGGGCGAAGCTCGTCATCACGACCGACGGGCAGTTCCGCCGGGGCGCGGCGGTGCCGGTCAAGGCCGCCGTCGACGAGGCCGTCGCGGGCGTGGCATCCGTCGAGCACGTGCTCGTGATCCGGCGCACCGGCGACGAGACGCCCGACCTGCCGTTCATGCCCGGACGCGACGTGTGGTGGCACGAGATCGTGGCCCGCCAGCCCGACGTGCACGAGGCGGCGAGCTACGACGCGGAGCATCCGCTCTTCATCATCTACACGAGCGGCACGACCGGAAAGCCCAAGGGCCTCGTGCACACGACCGGCGGGTACCTCACGCACGTCGCCTACAGCTACTGGGCGGTCTTCGACGCGAAGCCCGACGACGTCTACTGGTGCACCGCCGACCTCGCGTGGGTCACCGCGCACAGCTACGTGCACTACGGCCCGCTGCTCTCGGGCACGACGAGCGTCATCTACGAGGGCACGCCGAACACCCCGCACCCGGGACGACACTTCGAGATCATCGAGCGCTACGGCGTCACGACGTACTACACGGCGCCCACCCTCATCCGCTCGCTCATGACGTGGTTCCCGGCGGGCATCCCCGGGCCGGATGCGGGCGGCTACGACCTGTCGTCGATCCGCCTGCTCGGCTCGGTCGGCGAGGCGATCAACCCCGAGGCGTGGATCTGGTTCCGCGAGCAGCTCGGCGCGGGCACCGCCCCCATCGTCGACACGTGGTGGCAGTCCGAGACGGGCGCGGCCGTCATGGCACCGCTGCCCGGCGTCTCGACGCTGAAGCCCGGCTCCTCGCTTCGCGCACTGCCCGGGCTCACGACGCGCGTCGTCGATGAGCAGGGGGCGGATGTCGCGCGCGGCCACGGCGGCTACCTCGTCGTCGACGGCACCTGGCCGGGCATGGCGCGCACCGTCTGGGGCAACCCCGAGCGGTACCGCGACTCCTACTGGGCCCGCTTCGCCGACCGCGGATACTTCTTCTCGGGCGACGGCGCGAAGGTCGACGCCGACGGCGACATCTGGCTGCTCGGCCGCGTCGACGACGTCATCAACGTCTCGGGCCACCGGCTCTCGACGATCGAGATCGAGTCGGCGCTCGTCGCGCACTCCTCAGTCGGCGAGGCCGGGGTCGTCGGCGTCTCGGATGCGACGACGGGCGAGGCGATCGTGGCGTTCGTCGTGGCATCCGACGCCCTGACCGGCACCGCGGGAGCCTCGGCGCCCGCGGCGGAGCGGGCCGCTGCACTGCGCTCGCACGTGGCGACGGCCATCGGCCCGATCGCGAAGCCGCGCGAGGTCGTGTTCGTCGCCGACCTGCCCAAGACCCGGTCTGGCAAGATCATGCGGCGGCTGCTCGTGGACCTCGCCGAGGGGCGCCGGCTCGGCGACACGACGTCGTTGCAGGACGACCGCGTGCCCGACGCGATCGCAGCCGTGCTCGCGGCGCCGGTCGAGTAG
- a CDS encoding DUF4190 domain-containing protein: MSDLPPAPAPAPQPAAPVAPSEKWNVLSIVGFVLSIIGFNVVAIVLGFIGLSQVKKTGERGRGLALAAVIIGFASIVLGIILTIVFFSVLATSGAVTSTY; the protein is encoded by the coding sequence ATGTCTGACCTGCCTCCCGCCCCCGCTCCCGCCCCGCAGCCCGCTGCCCCGGTCGCGCCGTCCGAGAAGTGGAACGTGCTGTCGATCGTCGGCTTCGTGCTGTCGATCATCGGCTTCAACGTCGTCGCGATCGTGCTCGGCTTCATCGGCCTCAGCCAGGTCAAGAAGACCGGCGAGCGCGGCCGCGGCCTCGCCCTCGCCGCCGTCATCATCGGCTTCGCGTCGATCGTGCTCGGCATCATCCTCACCATCGTCTTCTTCTCGGTGCTCGCCACGTCTGGCGCCGTCACCAGCACCTACTGA
- a CDS encoding DNA alkylation repair protein, with protein sequence MTDSGRAAAEQTAGTLAAAIDAAGDPVDAEFLQRFFKTGPGQYGEGDVFVGVRVPTTRAIVKGFERMPLAEASALLESPVHEHRLAALIVMVRRFEVASRPRTRDDEMRGALHAAYLDAVRAGHVNNWDLVDASAEYLVGEYLRSGDGDLTLLDRLAASDALWERRVAVLATFAFIKAGDAGPILRLAPRLLADREDLMHKAVGWMLRETGKRVDRDVLTGFLDEYAARMPRTMLSYATEHLSPEERAFYRSLR encoded by the coding sequence ATGACCGATTCGGGCCGGGCGGCCGCCGAGCAGACCGCGGGTACGCTCGCCGCGGCGATCGATGCGGCCGGTGATCCGGTCGACGCGGAGTTCCTGCAGCGCTTCTTCAAGACGGGCCCCGGCCAGTACGGCGAGGGCGACGTCTTCGTCGGGGTGCGCGTGCCGACGACCCGCGCCATCGTGAAGGGCTTCGAGCGGATGCCGCTCGCCGAGGCATCCGCCCTGCTCGAGAGCCCCGTGCACGAGCACCGGCTCGCGGCCCTCATCGTGATGGTGCGGCGGTTCGAGGTCGCGAGCAGGCCCCGCACCCGCGACGACGAGATGCGGGGCGCGCTGCATGCCGCCTATCTCGACGCCGTGCGGGCCGGGCACGTGAACAACTGGGACCTCGTCGACGCTTCGGCCGAGTACCTGGTCGGGGAGTACCTGCGCTCGGGCGACGGCGACCTGACGCTGCTCGATCGGCTCGCGGCATCCGACGCGCTGTGGGAACGCCGGGTGGCAGTGCTCGCGACCTTCGCGTTCATCAAGGCCGGCGACGCCGGGCCGATCCTTCGGCTCGCGCCGAGGCTGCTAGCCGACCGCGAGGACCTCATGCACAAGGCCGTCGGCTGGATGCTGCGCGAGACGGGCAAGCGTGTCGATCGCGACGTGCTCACCGGGTTCCTCGACGAGTACGCAGCTCGGATGCCGCGCACGATGCTGTCGTACGCGACCGAGCACCTCTCGCCCGAGGAACGGGCGTTCTACCGCTCGCTGCGGTGA
- a CDS encoding aliphatic sulfonate ABC transporter substrate-binding protein: MPRTAPFLRSALVAGAAAGALLLSGCVAGEGQAAEPDAAASGEAASLEGQTLNIDFATYNPLSLVIKDQGWLEDAGLTVNWVQSAGSNKANEALRAGAIDVGSTAGSAALLARSNGSPIQVIDIFSQPEWAALVTVDGTGIDSVDDLKGKQVAATKGTDPYFFLLQSLEAEGLAPEDITVQNLQHADGWAALQNGSVDAWAGLDPIMAGAEEEGASLFYRNVDFNSYGFLNATEDFIENKPEVAQAVVDAYEHARAWAEENPEETAAILAEVAGLDEAVATKVIDERTNLDVDNVPGDAQVAVLEKIGPIFVELGDVASQDQVDEALDTLINDEFATAADPSRFE; this comes from the coding sequence ATGCCCCGCACCGCACCGTTCCTTCGATCCGCGCTCGTCGCGGGCGCCGCCGCCGGCGCCCTGCTGCTCTCGGGCTGCGTCGCCGGCGAGGGCCAGGCCGCAGAGCCCGACGCCGCGGCATCCGGCGAGGCCGCCTCGCTCGAGGGCCAGACCCTCAACATCGACTTCGCGACGTACAACCCGCTGAGCCTCGTCATCAAGGATCAGGGCTGGCTCGAAGATGCCGGCCTCACGGTCAACTGGGTGCAGTCCGCCGGCTCGAACAAGGCCAACGAGGCCCTGCGCGCCGGCGCCATCGACGTGGGCTCGACGGCCGGCTCGGCCGCGCTGCTCGCCCGCTCGAACGGCTCGCCGATCCAGGTCATCGACATCTTCTCGCAGCCCGAGTGGGCCGCCCTCGTCACGGTCGACGGCACCGGCATCGACTCGGTCGACGACCTCAAGGGCAAGCAGGTCGCGGCGACCAAGGGCACCGACCCCTACTTCTTCCTGCTGCAGTCGCTCGAGGCCGAGGGCCTCGCGCCCGAGGACATCACCGTGCAGAACCTGCAGCACGCCGACGGCTGGGCCGCACTGCAGAACGGCTCGGTCGACGCGTGGGCGGGCCTCGACCCGATCATGGCCGGTGCCGAGGAGGAGGGCGCGAGCCTCTTCTACCGCAACGTCGACTTCAACAGCTACGGCTTCCTGAACGCGACTGAAGACTTCATCGAGAACAAGCCCGAGGTCGCCCAGGCCGTCGTCGACGCCTACGAGCACGCTCGGGCGTGGGCTGAAGAGAACCCCGAGGAGACCGCCGCGATCCTCGCCGAGGTCGCCGGACTCGACGAGGCCGTCGCCACCAAGGTGATCGACGAGCGCACGAACCTCGACGTCGACAATGTCCCCGGTGACGCGCAGGTCGCGGTGCTCGAGAAGATCGGCCCGATCTTCGTCGAGCTGGGCGACGTCGCCTCGCAGGACCAGGTCGACGAGGCACTCGACACCCTCATCAACGACGAGTTCGCGACCGCCGCCGACCCGTCGCGCTTCGAGTAG
- a CDS encoding TetR/AcrR family transcriptional regulator — translation MSPEAAEVLETAAPAGRMSAADRREQILVAATAVFGSKTYVGTTTDEVARAAGVSQPYVVRLFGTKQNLYIEVIQRAYEHLLEAFRQALPGPVEERASRLGAAYTGLLAERGMLPVIAGSTQIGGEAGIGQVARDGFSRLWEFIRVDAGFSADDTRGFFATGMLINAVVGLRLTDDYGTGVSATEVLDECFPDALEKVRAFLPKVGEPW, via the coding sequence ATGAGTCCCGAAGCCGCCGAAGTCCTCGAAACCGCCGCCCCGGCCGGCCGGATGAGCGCGGCCGATCGTCGCGAGCAGATCCTCGTCGCGGCCACCGCCGTATTCGGCTCCAAGACCTACGTGGGCACCACGACCGACGAGGTGGCCCGCGCGGCCGGCGTGAGCCAGCCCTACGTCGTGCGCTTGTTCGGCACGAAGCAGAACCTCTACATCGAGGTCATCCAGCGTGCCTACGAGCACTTGCTCGAGGCGTTCCGCCAAGCCCTGCCCGGCCCGGTCGAAGAGCGCGCGTCGCGCCTCGGCGCCGCGTACACCGGCCTGCTCGCCGAACGCGGCATGCTGCCCGTGATCGCCGGCTCAACGCAGATCGGCGGGGAGGCCGGCATCGGCCAGGTCGCGCGCGACGGCTTCAGCCGCCTGTGGGAGTTCATCCGCGTCGACGCGGGCTTCTCGGCCGACGACACCCGCGGGTTCTTCGCCACCGGAATGCTCATCAACGCCGTCGTCGGGCTGCGCCTCACCGACGACTACGGCACCGGCGTCAGCGCGACCGAGGTGCTCGACGAGTGCTTCCCCGACGCGCTCGAGAAGGTGCGCGCGTTCCTGCCCAAGGTCGGCGAGCCCTGGTGA
- a CDS encoding phage holin family protein yields MVRNLLNLAVFLATAAIALLVASLLVPGFHVHPGGFIVAILVFAIAQALVEWLVRSIFHRSAPTVAGIAGLISTFLALWIASLFSGVSFDGLGGWILATVIVWLITAILGWVAAKFISPRFDRPAKR; encoded by the coding sequence ATGGTGCGCAACCTCCTCAACCTGGCGGTCTTCCTCGCGACGGCGGCCATCGCGCTGCTGGTCGCATCCCTGCTCGTTCCGGGCTTCCACGTGCACCCCGGCGGCTTCATCGTGGCGATCCTCGTGTTCGCCATCGCGCAGGCGCTCGTCGAGTGGCTCGTGCGCAGCATCTTCCACCGCTCGGCACCGACGGTGGCGGGCATCGCGGGCCTCATCTCGACCTTCCTCGCGCTGTGGATCGCCTCGCTGTTCAGCGGCGTCAGCTTCGACGGCCTCGGCGGCTGGATCCTCGCCACCGTGATCGTCTGGCTCATCACGGCGATCCTCGGGTGGGTCGCCGCCAAGTTCATCTCGCCCCGGTTCGACCGACCCGCCAAGCGCTGA
- a CDS encoding SDR family oxidoreductase codes for MTDQFPAVTGLAGRTVLIAGATSASGRVLARALLEAGARVIAVGSDQGRIDALEAEIPGVVGERADLTDGDDVLELAMRVHAAVGDVDGVIHLVGGWRGGGGIPGQTEEDYRVLERSFTALRYVSRAFWDDLLASPAGRIAMVSSTTVAAPTAGGANYTAVKAASESWMRSLAQGIAKAEAPAAAVTFRVKALEGLEGRLATSVVDLWSTDAAAAAELNGTVVDLSA; via the coding sequence ATGACCGATCAGTTCCCGGCCGTCACCGGCCTCGCCGGCCGCACCGTGCTCATCGCGGGCGCGACCAGCGCCTCGGGGCGCGTGCTCGCGCGGGCCCTGCTCGAGGCGGGCGCGCGCGTCATCGCGGTCGGCAGCGACCAGGGCCGCATCGACGCGCTCGAGGCCGAGATCCCCGGCGTCGTCGGCGAGCGCGCCGACCTGACCGACGGCGACGACGTGCTCGAGCTCGCGATGCGGGTGCACGCGGCGGTCGGCGACGTCGACGGCGTGATTCACCTCGTCGGCGGCTGGCGCGGCGGCGGCGGCATCCCCGGGCAGACCGAAGAGGACTACCGCGTGCTCGAGCGCTCGTTCACGGCGCTCCGATACGTGAGCCGGGCGTTCTGGGACGACCTGCTCGCCTCGCCCGCCGGCCGCATCGCGATGGTCTCCTCGACCACCGTCGCTGCGCCGACGGCCGGCGGCGCGAACTACACCGCGGTCAAGGCCGCGAGCGAGTCGTGGATGCGCTCCCTCGCGCAGGGCATCGCGAAGGCCGAGGCGCCGGCCGCAGCCGTGACGTTCCGCGTGAAGGCGCTCGAGGGGCTCGAGGGGCGGCTCGCAACCTCCGTCGTCGACCTCTGGAGCACGGATGCCGCGGCTGCGGCCGAGCTCAACGGAACCGTCGTCGACCTCTCGGCGTAG
- a CDS encoding MFS transporter: MSTTAEPTSISTEDQVTDAARGPGGTIDDPAGRGSDAVAGGRRGPRALWLVLLASALPMFMATLDNLVMTNALPVLHADFGASVEELQWFMNAYTLAFASTILMAVALGDRYGRRTVFVIGIVVFTLSSALAALATDPGQLIAARAAQGFGAAAIMPLSLTLLAGSVSLARRPLAIGIWGGVAGLGVAVGPLIGGAVIEGWSWQAIFWINVPVGVVSVVLALLALPNSFGARLRADVVGLLLSGLGLLALVYGIVRGNEAGWDSTEVLAGLIGGGVLLLAFLFWETRASAPLLPLRLFRDRSFSVANLVGFGFSFGAFGSIFILIQFLQVVQGASPFEAAVQTSPWTLAPMVVAPLAGIFAPRVGTRTLIVAGLALLGGALFWLTTLLEPGVEYAAYVVPFIVAGVGMGLVFAPSATAVLATMAPVDHAKASGTNSMLREVGVALGIAVSTAVFTGAGGELVPDLYTVGAQPAVAVGAAVLLASAVIGLLLPSGRRSPAAIG; the protein is encoded by the coding sequence ATGTCCACCACGGCCGAACCGACCTCGATCAGCACCGAAGACCAGGTGACGGATGCCGCGCGCGGCCCAGGCGGCACGATCGACGACCCGGCGGGCCGCGGGTCCGACGCCGTCGCGGGCGGCCGTCGCGGCCCGCGCGCGCTCTGGCTCGTGCTGCTCGCCTCCGCGCTGCCGATGTTCATGGCGACGCTCGACAACCTCGTGATGACGAACGCGCTGCCCGTGCTGCACGCCGACTTCGGGGCATCCGTCGAAGAACTGCAGTGGTTCATGAACGCCTACACGCTCGCGTTCGCGAGCACGATCCTCATGGCCGTGGCGCTCGGCGACCGATACGGGCGGCGCACCGTCTTCGTCATCGGCATCGTCGTGTTCACGCTGAGCTCCGCGCTCGCGGCGCTCGCCACCGATCCCGGGCAGCTCATCGCGGCCCGCGCGGCCCAGGGCTTCGGCGCTGCGGCGATCATGCCGCTCTCGCTCACCCTGCTCGCCGGCTCGGTCTCGCTCGCACGCCGCCCGCTCGCGATCGGCATCTGGGGCGGCGTCGCCGGCCTCGGCGTCGCGGTCGGGCCGCTCATCGGCGGCGCGGTCATCGAGGGATGGTCGTGGCAGGCGATCTTCTGGATCAACGTGCCCGTCGGCGTGGTCTCGGTCGTGCTCGCCCTGCTCGCCCTGCCGAACAGCTTCGGCGCCCGCCTTCGGGCCGACGTCGTCGGCCTGCTGCTCTCGGGGCTCGGACTGCTCGCGCTCGTCTACGGCATCGTGCGCGGCAACGAGGCCGGCTGGGACAGCACCGAGGTGCTCGCCGGCCTGATCGGCGGCGGCGTGCTGCTGCTCGCCTTCCTGTTCTGGGAGACGCGTGCGTCGGCACCGCTGCTGCCGCTGCGACTGTTCCGCGACCGCAGTTTCTCGGTGGCGAACCTCGTGGGCTTCGGGTTCAGCTTCGGCGCCTTCGGGTCGATCTTCATCCTGATCCAGTTCCTGCAGGTCGTGCAGGGTGCGAGCCCCTTCGAAGCGGCGGTGCAGACCTCGCCGTGGACCCTCGCCCCGATGGTCGTCGCGCCGCTGGCCGGCATCTTCGCCCCGCGGGTCGGCACCCGCACGCTCATCGTCGCCGGACTCGCGCTGCTCGGCGGGGCGCTGTTCTGGCTGACCACCCTGCTCGAGCCGGGCGTCGAGTACGCGGCGTACGTCGTGCCCTTCATCGTCGCCGGTGTCGGCATGGGCCTCGTGTTCGCGCCGTCGGCGACGGCCGTGCTCGCGACCATGGCACCGGTCGACCACGCCAAGGCGAGCGGCACGAACTCGATGCTCCGCGAGGTCGGCGTCGCGCTCGGCATCGCGGTGTCGACCGCCGTGTTCACCGGGGCCGGCGGCGAACTCGTGCCCGACCTCTACACGGTGGGCGCGCAGCCGGCCGTCGCCGTCGGTGCGGCCGTGCTGCTCGCCTCCGCGGTCATCGGGCTGCTGCTGCCCTCCGGGCGCCGCTCGCCTGCCGCGATCGGCTGA
- a CDS encoding ABC transporter permease, whose amino-acid sequence MTDASQSPVTTTGPLIHESDAIRVAVNGVNTSVAAGRGASVAPASPDGPVSHRRLVDRRWFVVVGGALIPVALLLAWQFVSTSGLVPVSMLPSPEMVWLAAVDLAQRGLLGLYVAISTQRVFIGFAIGAVFGLAVGAVVGLSRLGDILLSPTLGAIRAVPSLAWVPLLILWFGIGEDSKIILIAIGAFFPVFTIVAAALRHVDRHLLEAGRAFGLRGIRLFAAVQLPAVVPSVISALRLALAQAWLFLVAAELIASSMGLGFLLLDSGQNGRIDRIFLAIILLAVLGKLTDSLVGLFERWAVRKWA is encoded by the coding sequence ATGACGGATGCCTCGCAGTCGCCGGTGACCACCACCGGCCCGCTGATCCACGAGAGCGATGCGATCCGCGTGGCGGTGAACGGCGTGAACACGTCGGTCGCCGCCGGTCGCGGGGCATCCGTCGCCCCTGCTTCACCTGACGGGCCGGTCTCGCATCGCCGTCTCGTCGATCGGCGATGGTTCGTCGTCGTCGGCGGCGCCCTCATCCCGGTCGCCCTGCTGCTCGCGTGGCAGTTCGTCTCGACGAGCGGACTGGTGCCGGTCTCGATGCTTCCGAGCCCCGAGATGGTGTGGCTCGCCGCGGTCGATCTCGCGCAGCGCGGCCTGCTCGGCCTCTATGTCGCCATCTCCACGCAGCGGGTGTTCATCGGCTTCGCCATCGGCGCCGTGTTCGGGCTCGCCGTCGGCGCCGTCGTCGGGCTCTCGCGCCTCGGCGACATCCTGCTCTCGCCCACGCTCGGCGCGATCCGAGCGGTGCCGTCGCTCGCGTGGGTACCGCTGCTGATCCTGTGGTTCGGCATCGGCGAGGACTCCAAGATCATCCTCATCGCCATCGGCGCGTTCTTCCCGGTCTTCACGATCGTCGCCGCGGCCCTCAGGCACGTCGACCGCCACCTCCTCGAGGCCGGACGCGCGTTCGGCCTGCGCGGCATCCGGCTGTTCGCGGCGGTGCAGCTGCCCGCGGTCGTGCCGTCCGTCATCTCGGCGCTGCGCCTCGCGCTCGCGCAGGCCTGGCTCTTCCTCGTGGCCGCCGAGCTCATCGCGAGCTCGATGGGCCTCGGATTCCTGCTCCTCGACTCCGGGCAGAACGGCCGCATCGACCGCATCTTCCTCGCGATCATCCTGCTCGCGGTGCTCGGCAAACTCACCGACTCGCTCGTCGGTCTCTTCGAGCGCTGGGCGGTGCGCAAGTGGGCGTGA